In the Pseudonocardia sediminis genome, GACCAGCGGGAACTGGATCGCCTGCCGGCGCGAGAGCGGCTCACCGAACGTCACCCGCTCCTTTGCGTAGGCGACCGAGCGGTCGATGCAGTACTGCGCCGCCCCGACCCCGGACGCGGCCTGGCGGATCCGGTTCTCGTGCACGAACGTCTGCGCGACGGCCAGCGCGCGCCCCTCCTCGCCGAGCATCGACGACGCCGGCACCCGGACGTCGTGCAGCTCGACCTCGCCGTGGTCGGTGGGCATGTTGAACGTCCACCAGTAGAACGGCACGGAGAAACCCGGGGAGTCGGTCGGGACCAGGAACGCGCTGATCGCGGCCGCCTTGCCGCCGCGTGAGGTCTCGCTCTCCGAGGTCCGGGCGAAGATCAGGTCGTGGGTGGCGGTGTGCACGCCGGTGTTCCAGCGCTTGCGGCCGTTGATGACCCAGTCGTCGCCGTCGCGGACGGCGGTGGTCTCCAGCCAGGTCGCGTCGCTGCCGTGGTCGGGCTCGGTCAGCCCGAACCCGACCCGGCGCTCGCCGGTGATGATCCGTTCGCAGAACTCCTCGCGCTGCGCGGGCGTGCCGAAGCGCCACAGCAGCAGCAACGCGGGGAAGTTCCCGACCACCGAGGACTCGTCCTGCAGGTCGTTGTGCAGCCCGAGTCCCCGGTGCGCCAGGTGCTCGCGAACGACGGCCATCGCCAGGTTCGACCCGGCCCGCCCGCCGAGCTCGACCGGGAGCCCGTAGCGCAGGAACCCGGCCGCGTCGGCACGCCGGCGCATCTCGCCGAGCAACGCCTCCCACTCCGGTCGCGGGGTGCCGTCGGCCTCGAAGTCGGTGCGGGCCCACTCGCGGCGGTGGTCGAAGAAGCGCTCGTTGTCGTCGGCGGCCTGCAGCGGGACGATCTCGTCGGCGATGAACGCGTCGAGGTCGGCGAGCAGCGTGGTGATCTCGGTGGGCAGGGTGCGATCCACTCAGGGCTCCCTCGTCGTTGCGGGAGATCGGTCCGATCATCGACGCTACCCCTCGGACGCGCCGGTGCCGATCGTCGAATGCCGGTGCGGGACGGGGGGTCGGTGTGGACGGCGCGGCGCTGGAGGCGGTCCTGCGACGGGCATGGGGGACAACGGTGCAGGTCACCGGCCTGTCGCGCCTGGCGGGCGGGGCGAGCCGCGAGACCTGGGCGTTCGACGCCACCCCCGGCGGCGGTCCCGACGGCGGGAGCGCACCGGTCCCGCTCGTGCTGCGCCGCGACCGTCCCGACGACGCCGACGCCGCCGGGATGGCCCGCGAGGCGGCCGCGTTCACCGCCGCCGCCGCGGCCGGCGTGCCGGTCCCGCGCCTGCACGCCCACGGCGACGGCGCGGTCCCGGCCTCGGAGGACGGCGGGGCACCGGCGTCCGGCGGCCCGGCCGTCGGTACCCCGTTCCTGATCGTCGACCGTATCGACGGCGAGACGATCCCGCGCCGCCTGCTGCGCGACGAGCGCTGGGCCGCCGTGCGCCCGCGCCTGGCCCGCGAGCTGGGACGGGTCCTGGCCCGGATCCACACGATCCCGCCCGCCGACGTCCTGACCCCCGGCGTCGGCGATCACCTCGGCACCGGCGACCGCCTCGACGCCCTGCGCGACCGCCACGACCGCTTCGGCGAGCCGAACCCCGCGCTGGAGCTGGTGTTCCGGTGGCTCGAGCTCCACCGCCCGCCCGTGGTCGAGCCGCACCTGGTGCACGGCGACTTCCGCACCGGCAACCTGCTGATCGGGCCGGGACCCGACGGCACCGACGGCACCGACGGCGTGCTCGGCGTCCTGGACTGGGAGCTGGTGCACGCCGGGGACCCGATGGAGGACCTGGGCTGGCTCTGCGGCAAGGCGTGGCGCTTCGGCTCGCCGGAGCCGGTGGGCGGGTTCGGCCCCTACGACGAGCTGTTCGACGGCTACGCCGAGGTCGCCGGCACCCGGCCGGACCCCGGCGTCGTCCGATGGTGGGAGGTCTTCGCCGCCGTGCACTGGGCAGTGATCTGCCGGATGCAGGCCGAGAGGCACCTGTCGGGCACCGAGCGGACCGTCGAGATGGCCGTGCTCGGGCGCCGCGCCGCCGAGTCCGAGCACGACGCGCTCCTGGCGCTGGGCCTGACCGCCCCGGCCGCCGTCCCCGACCTGCTCGACGAACCGGCCCGGGCCGCGGACCTGCACGGACGCCCCACCGTCGACGAGCTGCTCGAGGCCGTCTCGGGTTTCCTGACCGACGAGCTCCCCGACGCACTCGACGACGCGAGGCTGCGGTTCAGCGCGCGCGTCGCGGCGAACGCACTGGCCATCGCCCGGCGTGAGCTGCGCGCCGGGCCCGCCCACGACGTCGCCCACCGGGAGCGACTGGCCGCGCTCGGCGTCACCGGCGACACCGCCCTCGCGGCGGCGATCCGGGCCGGCGGGATGGACGGACGCGCCGACGTCGTCGACGCCGTCCGGGCCGACGTCGTGGCGCGGCTGCGGGTCGCGAACCCGCGTCACACCGGCCGTCCGGGCTAGACGTTTCGGCCGTCGGGGTCGAATCCGCGAAGGACGCTTCCCGCACCGTGACGGCGGTCATATCGTCGGCCAGGCATCCGAGGAGACAACGACGTCGAGGGAGGCCCGCGATGCGGACCCGTGGAGCAGTGATCCGGCAGGCGCCGGGGAAGTACGAGGTCGTCGACCTCGAGCTGGAGGACCCGCGGCCGGACGAACTGCAGGTCAAGATGGTCGCGTCGGGCATGTGCCACTCCGACGACCACTTCGCCACCGGCGACATCACGGTCGGCACCTACCCGATGGCCGGTGGCCACGAGGGCGCGGGCGTCGTCACGAAGGTCGGGCCGAACTCGAAGGGGATCGAGGAGGGCGACCACGTCATCTTCTCGTTCATCCCCTCGTGCGGGCACTGCCGCTGGTGCGCCAGCGGGCAGCAGAACCTGTGCGACCACGGCGCGTCCATCCTGGAGGGACCGCGCTGGACCGACGGGACCTACCGGCTCCGCACCGTCGACGGCGACGAGGCGGTCGGCCAGGCCTGCGGCATCTCCACGTTCTGCGAGACGACGACGGCGTCGATCGAGTCGGCCGTGAAGATCGACAAGGACATCCCGCTGAACGTCGCCTGCCTGGTCGGGTGCGGTGTCGGCACCGGCTGGGGTTCGGCGGTCAACGCCGCGGAGGTCAAGCCCGGGCACACCGTGATCGTCATGGGCATCGGTGGCATCGGGATCAACGCCGTGCAGGGCGCGAAGCACGCCGGCGCGGCGAACATCATCGCCTGCGACCCGGTGGCCTTCAAGCGCGAGAAGGCCCAGGAGATGGGCGCGACGCACGCCGCGTCGAGCATGGAGGAGGCCACCGAGCTGGCCAAGCAGTTCACCAACGGGCAGGGCGCGGACTCCGCGATCGTCACCGTCGGTGTGACCACCGGCCAGCACGTCGCCCAGGCGTTCGCCTCGATCCGCAAGGCCGGGACCGCCGTCGTCACCGGCATCGGGGACATCACCGAGGTCGGCGTCCCCATCCCGGTCGCCGAGCTGACGCTCTACCAGAAGCGCATCCAGGGAGCCCTGTTCGGCGGCTCCAACCCGAACTGGGACATCAAGCGCCAGCTCGACCTGTACCGGACCGGTGCGCTCAAGCTGGACGAGCTGATCACCAAGACCTACAACCTCGACGAGATCAACCAGGGCTACCAGGACATGCGCGACGGCAAGAACATCCGGGGTGTCATCGAGTACTCCTGAGCGACGCACCGCCGGGTGACCGGCGTTTCACGCGGAGTGAGGGTCGGGACGTCGTACGCGGCGTCCCGACCACCTCCGACAGACGACAATCGACTGATCGGCGTCGATTGCCGTGTGGTACTTCCGCCCGGGTGACCGGAGCCATATGGTCTCGTGCGCATCCCCGCAGACGATGATGTCGAAGGAGAACACGACAGTGGCTCAGACCCGCGGAGCAATCGTCCGGCAGGCGCCGGGCAAGTACGAGGTCGTCGACCTCGAGGTGGACGACCCTCGCGACGGCGAGGTCCAGGTCAAGATGACCGCGTCGGGCCTCTGCCACTCGGACGACCACATCGCCACCGGTGACATCCCGGTCGGCATCTACCCGTTCGCAGGTGGCCACGAGGGCGCCGGCATCGTGACCAAGGCCGGCCGCAACAACAAGGGGCTCAAGGAGGGCGACCACGTCGTCTTCTCCTTCCTGCCGTCCTGTGGCCACTGCCGCTGGTGCGCGTCGGGCATGCAGAACCTCTGCGACCTCGGGGCGGGCCTGCTGGCCGGCACCCGGTGGGAGGAGGACACCACCCGTCTGAAGCTGACCGACGGCACGTCGGTCGGCCAGATGTGCGGCATCTCGACCTTCTGCGAGACCACGACGGTCTCGCAGGACTCCTGCGTCAAGGTCCCGGACGACATCCCGCTCGACGTGGCCTGCCTCGTCGGCTGCGGCGTCGGCACCGGCTGGGGCTCCGCGGTCAACGCGGGCGAGGTCCAGCCCGGCCACACCACGATCGTCATGGGCATCGGCGGCATCGGCATCAACGCGGTGCAGGGCGCCCGGCACGCCGGAGCGTCGAACATCATCGCCGTGGACCCGGTCGCGTTCAAGCGTGAGAAGGCCCAGGAGCTCGGCGCCACGCACGCGGTCGAGTCCATGGAGGAGGCCACCGAGCTGGCCAAGCAGTTCACCAACGGCCAGGGCGCCGACCAGGCGATCATCACCGTCGGCGTGATCAAGCCCGAGTACGTGGGTCAGGCCATGGCCTCGATCCGCAAGGCGGGCACCGTGGTCGTGACGGCGCTGGGCAACATCGCCGACACCACCGCGCTGCCGGTCTCGCTCGCCGACGTCACCCTGTTCCAGAAGCGGATCCAGGGCGCGATGTTCGGGCAGTCCAACCCGAACTGGGACATCCTGCGCCAGCTCGACCTGTACCGGTCGGGCGCGCTGAAGCTCGACGAGCTCGTCACCAAGAACTACACCCTCGACGAGGTCGCCCAGGGCTACCAGGACATGCACGACGGCAAGATCATGCGCGGCGTCATCAAGTACAGCTGACCTCCCGTGCGCGGATATCACCGTCCTGGCGGTGATATCCACGCACGACCTCTCGGCCGACCTGGGGCCCGGTTCGCGACAGCGCGGACCGGGCCCCGTCGCGTCGGGTCGCGGACAAGGTCTTCCACCTCACCGACGGCGAGCTGGACGTCGACCTCGACGGCGTCACCCACACCCTGCCCACCCCCGACGTCGCGCTCGGCCAGGCCGGTCCCCCCGCTCCGGACGCGGTCGCCGCGCACGCCGCCGCGCACGGGGTGCAGATCCTGGCCCCGGCCGGCTGATCGCATACTGCGGACCATGACCGCAGCCGACCTGCTCGCCGCAACTCCGCTCGTCGACGGCCACAACGACCTCCCGTGGGCGCTGCGCCTGCTGGACGGGCCCGAACCGGACCTGGCGGCGGTGGAGCCGCGCCTGCACACCGACCTGCCGCGGCTGCGGGCCGGAGCGGTCGGGGCGCAGTTCTGGTCGGTCTACGTCCCCGGCTCGTTCACCGGCGACAGCGCCGTGACGGCGGTGTTCGAGCAGATCGACCGGGTGCACCGCCTCGCCGCCCGCTACCCGGGTGACCTGGCCCTGGCCGACACCGCCGACGAGGCCGAGGCCGCGTTCGCCGGCGGTCGGGTCGCGTCGTTGATGGGCGCCGAGGGCGGGCACGCGATCGCCGGCTCGCTGGGCGTCCTGCGGTCCCTGCGCCGGGCCGGGGTCCGGTACATGACGCTGACCCACAACCTGAACAACGACTGGGCCGACTCGGCCACCGACGAGCCCGTGCACGGCGGGCTGGCCCCGTTCGGGCGCGTGGTGGTGGCCGAGATGAACCGGATCGGCATGATCGTCGACCTTTCGCACGTCGCCGCGACGACGATGCGCGACGCACTGGAGACGACGTCGGCCCCGGTGCTGTTCACCCACTCCGGCGCCCGCGCCGTCACCGACGTGCCGCGCAACGTGCCCGCCGACGTGCTCTCGGCACTGCCCGGCAACGGTGGCGTCTGCATGGTGACGTTCGTGCCCCGGTTCGTCTCGACCGTCGTCGCCGACTGGGACACTCGCCTCGCGGAGGAGATGACCGCGGCGGGTCTGGACCACCGCGACCTCGCCGCCCGCAACGCGTTCGCCGACCGGTGGGACGGCCCGGCCGCCCCGTCGGCGACGATGGACGACGTCGTCGCGCACCTCGACCACGTCCGCGAGGCGGCCGGGATCGACCACATCGGGATCGGCGGCGACTACGACGGTGTCGCCGACCTCCCGGTCGGGCTCGAGGACGTCTCCGGCTACCCGCGCCTGTTCGACGCGCTGCTGGCAGGCGGCTGGAGCAGCGACGACTGCGCGAAGCTCGCCGGGCGCAACGCCCTGCGCGTGCTCCGGGCGGCCGACGAGGTCGCGACCGGCTGAGCTCAGGCCAGCCGCCGGGTCATGTCGGCCAGCGCCGGGCCGTCGAGCGCCGCGAGTCCGGCCGGGCGACCGGTGACGGCCAGCAGCAGGTCACCGGCGGGCCCGCGCAGCTCGTGCGTGCCCTGGCCGTTCGACCAGCCGGCGTCGGTGGCGACGAACCGGATCCCGGCGAACCGCTTCGGGATCGTCAGGAACGGGCTCTTCCACACGTGGTCGAGCGACGGGACGGCCAGATCGGCCGGTATCGCGCGCCGCCGTCCGAGCGGGCGGAGGATGTCCTGGCCGTGCACCAGGACGTCGACCAGGGGGTCGAGCTTCCCGGCCAGGGCGAACTTCCGGTCCAGGCCCGCGGTCTCCCGGAGCAGGCCGAGGAGCTCGGCGGGGCCGAACCGCCGGGCGTACTCCCGCGCCTCCTCCGCCGAGACCCGGTCGAAGTCACCGCGCGCCCTGATCATCGCGAGCATCGTGGCGACGAACGGCGACCGGTTGGACAGGGCCAGGTGGGCGAGGACCTCGTGGCAGGTCCAGTCGCCGCACAGCGACGGCGTCGCCCACTCGGCGTCGTCGAGGGTGTCGAGCACGTCGGCGAGGCCGAGCCGTTGCGCCTCGACGTCGGCGAGCATCGCGACCCGTCGCCCGACGGTCGCCGACTTCTCGTTCCGTGTCATGCCGGTAGGACCTGCGGCGCGGGCCGGACTCATCGGCCTGCGGTCAGGCGTCGGCGCGCAGCCGCGGGGCGAGCTCGGCGGGGGAGAGGGTGACGACGCCGTCGCGCTCCACCCGGTCGGCCACCGCGGCGGCGTGCCGGCTCAGCCCGGGCAGGTCCAGCCCGGCCGGAGCGGGCACCGTCGCCGACGACGCCCACTCGCCGACGCCCTCGGCCCCTCGGCGCAGCAGCGAGACCGCGCCGCGGGAGTTGTGCCGCTGGGCGTGGGTGAGCCCGACGGCGAGCTGGGCGAGCGCCCGCCACAGTTCGCGGGTGTCGTCGCCGGAGGCCTTCCACGCGCCTTCGAGGACCTCGTGCGCCTGGAACGGCAGACCCTCGTCGAGCAGGCGCTGGGCCTCGGCGACGGACTCCTCCGGGGTCAGGACCAGGTCCTCGGGGACCCGCTCGACGCCCTCGGCGCCGTGCGGGAGCGGACGCCCGGCGGCGTCGCGGGGACGGGCGTTGCGGGCGCGACCGCGTTCGTCGCGGTCCCGGCGCTGTGCTGAGGACATCGGTCCGAGCCTGCCACCGCCGACGCACCGGTGCAGCCCACGTGACGCATCCCCCGTCCCGTCGACGGGTGATCACCACCGGGTTAGGTTGCTCCTCCGACGACGTTCGAGGAGGAACACGTGAGCGGACTGTTCGACGTGGCGGGCAAGGTCGCCCTGGTCACCGGCGGTACCGGCGGGATCGGCTTCATGATCGCCCAGGGGCTGAAGGAGGCCGGGGCGACGGTCTACGTGGCCAGCCGCAAGGCCGACGCCTGCTCCGCCGCGGAGTCCGAGATCGGCGTCGTCGGCATCCCGGCGGACCTGTCGAGGGAGGACGAGTGTCTGCGCCTGGCGGGCGAGATCTCCTCGCGAGAGGACCGCCTGGACATCCTGGTCAACAACGCCGGCGCCACCTGGGGCGCGCCGCTGGAGGAGTTCCCGGCCGCGGCCTGGGACAAGGTGCTCGACCTCAACGTCAAGTCCCCGTTCTTCCTGACACGGGCGTTCCTGCCGCTGCTCGAGGCCGGCGCCACCGACGACGACCCGTCGCGGGTGATCAACATCGGGAGCATCGACGGCATCCGGGTCCCGGAGCTGCCGAACTACTCCTACTCGGCGTCCAAGGCCGCGGTGCACCACCTCACCCACGTGCTCGCCCGCGACCTGGGCCCGCGCAGGATCACGGTGAACGCGATCGCGCCGGGCCCGTTCCCGTCGAAGATGATGCGGGCGACGCTGGAGGCCGCGGGCGACGAGATCGCCGCGACCTCCCCGCTGGGCCGGATCGGGCGGCCGTCGGACGTGGCCGGCGCGACGATCTTCCTGTCCAGCCTGGCCGGTGCCTACGTCACCGGCGCGGTGATCCCCGTCGACGGCGGCATCTCCACGACGAAGTAGGCCCTCAGCCCATCGTGACGGCGAGCTCCACACCGATCAGGCCCTCGTCGCCCAGGATCCCGACCTGCCGGACGGCGGCGAGGTCACCGCTCTCGGGGCCGTCCTCCTCGGCCCGCCGGGCCAGCTCGCTCAGCAGGGCGATGAAGGCCGGGTGCGGCACACCCTCGGGGAGGGTCTCGCCGTCGGTGTAGAGGTGGCGCGACACCAGCTCGCGTCGCTCCGGCAGCGTGCCGGCGCGGACCTCCATGTCGGGGAGGGTGAGCCCGTCGCCCACCGGTTCGGCGGTCGGCCAGCACAGGGTGAGCTCTGCCAGCTCGGGTCTGCTGGGCACCGCGTCGATACCGGTCCAGAACGGTCCGGTCGGCGGGTGACCGTGCTCGGTCAGGGCCCGGTGCAGGTCGCCGAACGCGGTGTTCGTGGAGTCGTCGCCGACCTCTTGCGACCCGTCCGTCGCGATGTGCACGACGACGGCGGCGAAATGCTGCAGCGGCGCCTCCCGCTCCTCGACCGGGCCGGGGTTCTCCAGCGCCGCGGCCAAGTACTCCGCAGCGTCGAGCGCGGCGTCCTGCGCGGCACGCGCCGCCGTCACCTCGGTACGGAAGTCGGTGAGGATCTCGCGTGTGGTGGCCGGATCGGTGAGGGCACGGCGCACCGACTCCACCGGTACGTCGGCATCCCGCAGGGCCTTGATCACCACCGCGTCCCGGATCTGGGCGTCCCCGTAGGCACGGTGGCGTGTCTGCGGGTCCACCCGGGCCGGGACCAGCAGGCCCCGTTCGTCGTAGTGCCGCAGCGCCTTCACCGTCAGGTCCGTCGACTGGGCGAATTGTCCGATGCTCAGCATGGGGCCAGTGTCGGGCCTCCCCGTGGGGGAGGTGCAAGCGATCAGTTCTCGAGCGGTCCCAGCTCGGCGGAGAACTGGTCCAGGAAGGCCGGCCAGTCCTCGACCGGTCCCGCCGGGCGGACGACGAACTTCGTCAACCCGCCGTCGACGAACTGCCGGATGAGCTCCCGCGCGCCGTCCCAGCCGCGGGCGATCAGCTTCTCCGGGTCGACCTCGGGCCGCTGCTCCGCCGAGCGTCGCAGCATCGCGGTCACCCGGTCCTCCCTGGTCCCGGGCAGGACGATGCTGACGTTCGTGCCGTAGTGGTCCTCCTCGACCTCCCGGCCGGCCTCGCGCGCTGCGTTCTCGATCGTGACCCGGGCGCGGGCCGCCTCGTCGGGGGTCAGGAAGCTGCCCAGCCAGCCGTCGGCGAGGCGGCCCACACGGCGCAGCCCGACCTCGGCCCGGCCGCCCAGCCACAGGTCCAGCGGACGGGACGGGCGCGGGTTCACGCTCGCGCCGTCGAGGGTGAAGTGTGTGCCGTGGTGGGTGACCTCGGGCTCGGACAGCAGCCGGCGCAGGACGACCAGTGCCTCCTCGAACACCTCGGCCCGCACGCCGTCGACCGGGTAGAGCTGGCGCTCGGCGGGGGTGGCCGCACGGACACCGAACGCGGGCAGGATCCGCTTCGGTGCGAGCACGGCCAGAGTCGCGAGCTGCGAGGCGAGCAGCGCCGGGTTGCGCCCGGGCAGGACGATCACCCCGGTGCCGACCTTCAGCGAGCGGGTGCGCGCGGCGGCCCACGCCATGCCGGTGATCGCGTCCACGCCGCCGGCCGAGACCAGGTCGGGCAACCAGAGCGAGTCGATGCCGCGCGACTCCAGCGCGTCGACGAACTCGTCGAACTCGGTGCCGGGGCTCTCGGGGTGCAGGCCCACCGAGCCGATACCGATGCGGACCTTCATCAGGGGCGTGGAGACGGTCACCGACTCGACGCTAACCGCGCCCGTCGGCCCCGGGCAACGTGATCCCGCTCAGGTGCCCGTGCGGGGGGTGGTGGAGCGGGCCCGTGGCGTCCCCGCCGGGACCGGCCCGGTCGGCCGGTGTGGGACCGGCGGCGGTGTCGGGCGGCGCGGACCCCGGGGTGGCAGGGGAGGCCGGGACGTCGCCGCCGAGCTCGGCCTTCAGGATCCGTACCGGGGAAATCCGCTCATCTCCGGTGTCGCAATTCACAGGGGATTCTCAAGAACTGTCCGAATCGTCGTCCACGTCGTTTTCCTCCGCCGGGGTCGCACTCGCCGGGTCCACCGCGACGCGCCGGGTCTCGACGCACGCGAGCCGGGACCGTGCTGGTAGACCTGGTGATGTGCGTAGGGAACGGGGACGGCAGCTGGCTGCGTTGGTCGTGGTCGGCGGGGTGCTGCTGGCCGGGATCCTGTTCCCGGTCGTGGGTGGTGGCGGAATTCTCGCGAAGCAGGTCGCGGAATCGGCGACGGAGACGTCCGGGTCCATTCGCAGCGGAATTCTCCCGTCCGCGACGGTGATGACCGATTCCTCCGGTGCGCCCGTCGCGTACTTCTACGACCAGTACCGGATCTCGGTGCCGAGCGAGAGGATCTCGGTCGCGATGAAGGCCGCGATCGTCGCCATCGAGGACCGCCGGTTCTTCTCCCACGGCGGGGTCGACCCCGTCGGCGTCGCGCGGGCGCTGGTGAACAACTCCGAGGGCGCGTCGCAGCAGGGTGCCTCGACCCTGACCGAGCAGTACGTCAAGAACTACGACCTCTACGTGACGGCACGCACCGAGGCCGAGAAGCAGGCGGCGGTCGCGCCGAACTACGCCCGCAAGATCAAGGAGGCCGAGCTGGCGGTCAGCCTGGATCACCAGCTGACCAAGGACCAGATCCTCACCGGCTACCTGAACCTCGTGTACTTCGGGCACGGCGCCTACGGCGTGCAGGCCGCGGCGCAGGCCTACTTCGGGGTCGACGCGAGCGCGCTGACGGTCCCGCAGGCGGCGCTGCTGGCCGGGATGGTGCAGAGCCCCGGCCCCTACGACCCGGCGCGGCACCCGGACGCGGCGAAGGGCCGCCGCGACATCGTGATCGAGCAGATGCGTCAGGCCGGGTCGATCGACCCGGCCCAGGCCGCGCGGTCGACGGCGTCGCCGCTGGCGGTGAAGCCCGACCCGTCGGTGCCCGGCGAGGGCTGCACGGGTGCGGGGGACGCCGGCTACTTCTGCGACTACGTCGTGCGCTACCTCACCGAGGCCGGGATGAGCCAGCAGCAGCTCATCGACGGCGGCTACACGATCCGGACGACGCTCGACCGCAGGCAGCTCGGCTCGCTCAAGGCCGCGATCGACGGCCAGGTCCCCGCCGACCAGCCGCACGTCGCCGACGTCATGTCGATCGTGGCGCCGGGGGCGACGTCGCACCCGGTGACCGCGATGGCCGCGAACCGGACGTTCGGCAACGCCGAGGGCCAGTCCGCCTACGGGCTCCCCTACGAGCCGGAGAACCTCGGCGCGGGCTCGGTCTACAAGATCTTCACCGCGGCGACGGCGCTGGAGCAGCACGACATCGGCATCGACTCGATCATCCCGGTCCCGCCGGACGGCTACGCCTCGCCGATCTACCGCAACGGCGACGGCTCCTCGGTCCCGGTCGGCAACGCCGGGAAGTACCCGCCGCAGCTCTCCCTCACCGACGCCCTGGCCGAGTCGCCGAACACCGCGTTCGTGAAGCTGGAGGAGACGACCGGGATCCCGCCGGTCGTCGACATGGCGGTGCGCCTGGGCCTGACCTCGCTGGCCGAGTCCTCCTCCGACGGGGGCGACGACTCCCCGTCGATCGCGACGACGATGAAGGACCAGCGCCTGGGCTCGTTCACCCTCGGTGTCACTCCGACCAGCGCACTGGAGCTGGCGAACGTCCAGGCGACCCTGGCCTCGCACGGCACCTGGTGCCCGCCGGCGCCGCTGCAGTCGGTGACCGGCCAGGACGGGCGGCCGGTCCCGATCACTCAGGCCGCCTGCACGCAGGCGGTCGCGCCGGGCATCGCCGACACCCTGCTGACCGGCATGAGCAAGGACGACCAGCCCGGCGGCACGTCGGCCGCGGCGGCGCGGACCATGGACTGGACCCGCCCCGTCGCGGCGAAGACCGGGACGACGCAGGAGTACAAGTCGGCGACGTTCGTCGGGACGACGCCGACCCTGGCCGGCGCGGCGATCGTGTTCGACGACTCCAGCTCGCCCAAGCCGATCTGCGAGGGCAGCCCGCCGCACACCTGCGGAGGGGGCAACATCTACGGCGGTATGGCCCCGGCCCGGACCTGGTACCGGGCGATGGGCGACATCCTCGGCGACAGCCCGGTGGTCCCCCTGCCGGCGCCCGACCCGGAGTACCTCACCGGGCGGCAGTGACCCGCCGGTCCTTACGACGGGTTCGTCAGGGAGCCCAGCGGGGGTCGCGGCCGGAGTAGCCGAGGGCGCGCTCGAACGCCGGGGCGTCGTCGGGTACGTCGACCACGGGGCCGAACAGGCCCTGCCGGCCCTCCTCCTGGCCGGGGCCCGACATCGACGACGTGAACTCCAGGACCACCGCCACCGCGGCGTCGTCCGGGCGGAAGTCCTGACCGGTCGCGACGGCCAGGTCCCACCCGTGCAGGACGACCTCGTCCAGGGCGACGACGCCGGCGACCTCCCCGGGCAGGTCGAGGCCACCCGCCTGCGTCATGCCCTCCCAGGCCCCGGGCGCGGTCCAGGCGGCGGCGAGCTCCTCGAGCACGGCCGGGACCGCCTCCCGCCAGCCGGCGACCAGGTTCTCGCAGACGGCTGCGGCGACTGCGATCCACCCGGTGGCACGGTCCTGGTGGCGGCGTCGCGGAACGCCCCGGCCAGGCCGTGCAGGTGGTCGAGCAGGGTCGCGACGGTCATGCCGGGGCACGGGGTGGACGCGGCGAGCCGGTCGTCGGGCACCTGGCGGACCAGCTCGGCGACGGCGCGGGCCGTCGGGGTGAGGTCGATCGTGGGCGTGGTGGTCTCGGGCACGGCTCGCTCCTCGGGTTCGGTGTGCGTCTGCCGGGGTCGACCGCGACGGGAACCCGTTCTCATCGGTGTCCGTGGGATTCGACACCCGGTAGAAGTTGAGGCGGGCGGGTGCGGCACAGTGGACGGCGGTAACGACCGACCCGTCCTGCAGGAGCGGCCCCATGATCGAGCCCACCGTCCTGGCCCGGATCTTCCGCGGCGTCGCCATCGCCGAGGCGTGCTCCTGGACCGGACTGCTGATCGGCATGGTCTTCAAGTACCTGGTCGTGTTCGACGACATCGGCGTGAAGGTCTTCGGGCCGATCCACGGCGCGCTGTTCGTGGCCTACGTGATCGTCACGCTCCTCACCGCGCGGACGTTCCGGTGGGACCTGCGCACGACGGTCGTCGGCCTGCTGGCCAG is a window encoding:
- a CDS encoding NDMA-dependent alcohol dehydrogenase produces the protein MAQTRGAIVRQAPGKYEVVDLEVDDPRDGEVQVKMTASGLCHSDDHIATGDIPVGIYPFAGGHEGAGIVTKAGRNNKGLKEGDHVVFSFLPSCGHCRWCASGMQNLCDLGAGLLAGTRWEEDTTRLKLTDGTSVGQMCGISTFCETTTVSQDSCVKVPDDIPLDVACLVGCGVGTGWGSAVNAGEVQPGHTTIVMGIGGIGINAVQGARHAGASNIIAVDPVAFKREKAQELGATHAVESMEEATELAKQFTNGQGADQAIITVGVIKPEYVGQAMASIRKAGTVVVTALGNIADTTALPVSLADVTLFQKRIQGAMFGQSNPNWDILRQLDLYRSGALKLDELVTKNYTLDEVAQGYQDMHDGKIMRGVIKYS
- a CDS encoding acyl-CoA dehydrogenase family protein — protein: MDRTLPTEITTLLADLDAFIADEIVPLQAADDNERFFDHRREWARTDFEADGTPRPEWEALLGEMRRRADAAGFLRYGLPVELGGRAGSNLAMAVVREHLAHRGLGLHNDLQDESSVVGNFPALLLLWRFGTPAQREEFCERIITGERRVGFGLTEPDHGSDATWLETTAVRDGDDWVINGRKRWNTGVHTATHDLIFARTSESETSRGGKAAAISAFLVPTDSPGFSVPFYWWTFNMPTDHGEVELHDVRVPASSMLGEEGRALAVAQTFVHENRIRQAASGVGAAQYCIDRSVAYAKERVTFGEPLSRRQAIQFPLVELHTEAEMCRVLVRATAHELDVRPHMEVSDRVSMCNYRANRLVCDAADRAMQVHGGLGYSRHQPFEHIYRHHRRYRITEGSEEIQMRKVAGHLFGFTGG
- a CDS encoding phosphotransferase family protein, encoding MDGAALEAVLRRAWGTTVQVTGLSRLAGGASRETWAFDATPGGGPDGGSAPVPLVLRRDRPDDADAAGMAREAAAFTAAAAAGVPVPRLHAHGDGAVPASEDGGAPASGGPAVGTPFLIVDRIDGETIPRRLLRDERWAAVRPRLARELGRVLARIHTIPPADVLTPGVGDHLGTGDRLDALRDRHDRFGEPNPALELVFRWLELHRPPVVEPHLVHGDFRTGNLLIGPGPDGTDGTDGVLGVLDWELVHAGDPMEDLGWLCGKAWRFGSPEPVGGFGPYDELFDGYAEVAGTRPDPGVVRWWEVFAAVHWAVICRMQAERHLSGTERTVEMAVLGRRAAESEHDALLALGLTAPAAVPDLLDEPARAADLHGRPTVDELLEAVSGFLTDELPDALDDARLRFSARVAANALAIARRELRAGPAHDVAHRERLAALGVTGDTALAAAIRAGGMDGRADVVDAVRADVVARLRVANPRHTGRPG
- a CDS encoding NDMA-dependent alcohol dehydrogenase: MRTRGAVIRQAPGKYEVVDLELEDPRPDELQVKMVASGMCHSDDHFATGDITVGTYPMAGGHEGAGVVTKVGPNSKGIEEGDHVIFSFIPSCGHCRWCASGQQNLCDHGASILEGPRWTDGTYRLRTVDGDEAVGQACGISTFCETTTASIESAVKIDKDIPLNVACLVGCGVGTGWGSAVNAAEVKPGHTVIVMGIGGIGINAVQGAKHAGAANIIACDPVAFKREKAQEMGATHAASSMEEATELAKQFTNGQGADSAIVTVGVTTGQHVAQAFASIRKAGTAVVTGIGDITEVGVPIPVAELTLYQKRIQGALFGGSNPNWDIKRQLDLYRTGALKLDELITKTYNLDEINQGYQDMRDGKNIRGVIEYS
- a CDS encoding dipeptidase, translating into MTAADLLAATPLVDGHNDLPWALRLLDGPEPDLAAVEPRLHTDLPRLRAGAVGAQFWSVYVPGSFTGDSAVTAVFEQIDRVHRLAARYPGDLALADTADEAEAAFAGGRVASLMGAEGGHAIAGSLGVLRSLRRAGVRYMTLTHNLNNDWADSATDEPVHGGLAPFGRVVVAEMNRIGMIVDLSHVAATTMRDALETTSAPVLFTHSGARAVTDVPRNVPADVLSALPGNGGVCMVTFVPRFVSTVVADWDTRLAEEMTAAGLDHRDLAARNAFADRWDGPAAPSATMDDVVAHLDHVREAAGIDHIGIGGDYDGVADLPVGLEDVSGYPRLFDALLAGGWSSDDCAKLAGRNALRVLRAADEVATG